A stretch of the Trichocoleus desertorum ATA4-8-CV12 genome encodes the following:
- a CDS encoding Ppx/GppA family phosphatase, translated as MVVVRVQPTLPAFSIMAREKDTARLGDRDPETGDLTPAAMKRAIAALKRCKDIAATLNAEQIIAVATSAVREAPNGKDFVKQVEAEVGIIVNLISGQEEARRIYLGVLSGMEFDNQPHVIIDIGGGSTELILGDGHEPRTLSSTKVGAVRLTAEYVSTDPISNAEFQYLQAYIRGMVERPVEELRAHLKPGEVPRLVGTSGTAETVAMLHAREMLGIIPDPLNGYRVSLADLREIVARLRKLSFAERLALPGISERRAEIILAGALILQETMAFLEIDAFTICERALREGVVVDWMLTHGLIEDKLRYQSSVRQRSVKRVVRKYQVNLEYSQRVAEFATSLFDQTQGWLHFWGEEEKELLWAAGMLHNCGHHVNHASHHKHSYYLIRNGDLLGYTEIEIETIANLARYHRKSSPKKKHETYRNLTSKKHRRVVEQLSALLRLAVALDRRQIGAVQQVRCEYRAETRELYLWLQPTQPKDDCALELWSVDYKKGAFETEFNLKLIAKLAAEAAPVPIP; from the coding sequence ATGGTCGTGGTACGGGTTCAGCCCACCTTGCCCGCCTTTAGCATCATGGCCCGCGAGAAAGATACCGCTCGGCTGGGCGATCGCGACCCCGAAACCGGAGATCTCACCCCTGCGGCAATGAAACGGGCGATCGCGGCGTTGAAGCGCTGTAAAGATATTGCGGCCACGCTCAATGCCGAGCAAATTATTGCAGTGGCTACCAGTGCAGTACGGGAAGCGCCCAACGGCAAAGACTTTGTCAAACAAGTGGAAGCGGAAGTTGGCATCATCGTCAACTTAATCTCTGGGCAAGAAGAAGCCCGCCGCATCTACTTAGGCGTACTTTCTGGGATGGAGTTCGATAACCAACCCCACGTGATCATCGACATTGGTGGTGGTTCTACCGAGCTGATTCTAGGCGATGGGCATGAACCGCGTACGCTCAGCAGCACCAAGGTTGGAGCGGTTCGCCTCACTGCTGAATATGTCAGCACAGACCCGATTAGCAACGCGGAATTTCAATATCTGCAAGCTTATATCCGAGGCATGGTCGAGCGTCCAGTCGAGGAGTTACGGGCTCATCTCAAACCCGGAGAAGTGCCGCGTTTAGTCGGAACCTCTGGCACTGCCGAAACGGTTGCCATGCTTCATGCCCGTGAAATGCTAGGCATCATTCCGGACCCCTTGAACGGGTATCGGGTGTCGCTGGCAGACCTCAGAGAAATTGTGGCACGTCTGCGAAAACTCAGCTTTGCTGAGCGGCTGGCTCTACCGGGAATATCAGAGCGTCGTGCCGAAATCATTCTGGCAGGAGCCTTGATTCTGCAAGAGACAATGGCTTTCTTGGAAATTGATGCCTTCACCATCTGCGAGCGGGCTTTGCGCGAAGGCGTGGTGGTGGATTGGATGCTGACCCACGGACTGATCGAAGATAAGTTGCGCTACCAAAGTTCTGTGCGGCAGCGGAGTGTGAAGCGGGTGGTTCGCAAGTATCAGGTGAATCTGGAATATAGCCAACGGGTAGCAGAATTTGCCACCAGCTTATTTGACCAAACTCAGGGTTGGTTACACTTCTGGGGTGAGGAAGAAAAAGAACTGCTGTGGGCTGCTGGCATGCTTCATAACTGCGGGCACCATGTGAACCATGCCTCCCACCATAAGCACTCTTATTACTTAATCCGCAACGGTGATTTACTCGGCTATACCGAAATTGAAATTGAAACTATTGCAAACTTAGCTCGCTACCACCGCAAAAGCAGTCCCAAAAAGAAACACGAAACCTACCGCAATCTCACCAGCAAAAAGCATCGACGTGTGGTCGAACAGTTGAGTGCTTTGTTGCGCTTAGCGGTCGCCCTCGATCGCCGTCAGATTGGAGCGGTACAGCAGGTTCGCTGTGAGTATCGAGCTGAGACGAGGGAATTGTATCTCTGGCTCCAACCGACGCAGCCCAAGGATGATTGTGCTTTAGAGTTGTGGAGTGTGGATTACAAGAAGGGTGCCTTCGAGACGGAATTTAACCTCAAGCTGATCGCCAAGTTGGCAGCAGAAGCAGCTCCAGTCCCAATTCCTTAG
- a CDS encoding PAS domain S-box protein: protein MQGPNQPLDQSCCCSTHCCRSDSRGQGDPQAIAGTKQAQQQSPQDQRELEAKVAERTAELTRMNQQLQQEILQHQTTVTALQESHSLLRNVIDHIPDHVFAKDVAGRFVLVNATLANSLAQPPEALLGKQSDEIFAAEVATRFRAKDLHVISTGVSETFEELFSSPTGLLTTRLTTKLPWRNANDEIIGIIGIARDISSRIHTETALRESEERYRQLVELCPDAIFIQRDGKFVFLNPAAVELYGGTCTEDLIGTSVLERVHPDYQALVQARMQQLQQSKTPAPLMEQKLCRLDGTMVDAEVTAIPLTYQGEPAIQVVLRDITERQRVEAVLRDSEAQLKLDIIEGQQAEELLRQQSQRDRLIADVVQQIRQSLHLDTILSTTVKNIRQCLESDRVTLYRLDGNSRGRFIAESVAPEWPSLLRTTMRQSWLKHYLDHYHQGLVSVFVDVQQAFSPGMERFLQRYQVQAGLAVPILQGQKLWGLLMVHQCSTSRDWQVYEIDLLQQLAAQVAIAIQQSELFRQVQQLNTVLEDQVQERTAQLAQALDFEARLKRITDKVRDSLDEDHILTTAVQELALGLEVRCCDTGIYNAAHTTSTITHEYSDSLSAIGRTIAMADRPEIYQQLLQGQYLQFCISDSLTIRSAQGSSTMLACPILDDQGVLGDLSLFRPDHSIFNELEIRLVQQVANQCAIAIRQARLYQAAQAQVAELEKLNRLKDDFLSTISHELRTPMASIKMAAQMLEMTLMQEEKLAPSSSDRASQYFQVLHDECDREIKLINDLLDLTRLDAETEPLLFTAINPYCWIPSVVEPFLEQARMQEQELQVHLPPGLPTLHTDLSILERILTELLRNACKYTPTQAAIAVTAQANSEFFRLTVHNSGVEIAAVELEHVFDKFYRIPNHDPWKHGGTGLGLALVRKLVEHLSGTIQATSEANQVSFTVQIPIAPPALT, encoded by the coding sequence ATGCAAGGCCCCAATCAGCCGCTAGATCAGAGTTGCTGTTGCTCCACCCATTGCTGTAGAAGCGATTCCAGGGGCCAAGGGGACCCGCAAGCGATCGCTGGTACAAAACAAGCTCAACAACAGTCACCGCAGGATCAGCGGGAGCTAGAAGCCAAAGTGGCCGAGCGCACGGCTGAGCTGACTCGCATGAACCAGCAATTACAGCAGGAAATCTTACAACATCAAACGACTGTCACAGCGTTACAGGAAAGCCATTCACTTCTGAGAAATGTGATTGATCACATTCCCGATCATGTGTTTGCCAAAGATGTGGCAGGCCGCTTTGTTTTGGTCAATGCCACACTTGCCAACTCCTTAGCTCAACCACCGGAGGCGCTCCTAGGCAAGCAGAGCGATGAAATTTTTGCTGCTGAAGTTGCCACGCGATTTCGCGCCAAAGATCTACACGTTATCAGCACAGGAGTATCTGAAACCTTTGAAGAATTGTTCAGCTCTCCCACGGGTCTATTAACAACGAGGCTCACTACCAAACTGCCTTGGCGGAATGCAAACGATGAAATTATTGGCATTATTGGCATCGCGCGGGATATCAGCAGTCGCATTCATACAGAAACAGCCTTACGAGAAAGTGAGGAACGGTATCGCCAACTGGTAGAGCTTTGTCCGGACGCTATTTTTATTCAGCGTGACGGCAAGTTTGTGTTTCTCAATCCAGCAGCTGTCGAGTTGTATGGCGGCACCTGCACCGAAGATTTGATCGGCACCTCTGTTTTAGAGCGGGTTCATCCGGACTACCAAGCGTTAGTTCAAGCTCGTATGCAGCAGCTCCAGCAAAGTAAGACTCCTGCGCCTCTGATGGAGCAAAAACTTTGCCGCTTAGATGGCACGATGGTCGATGCAGAGGTGACGGCTATTCCCCTAACCTACCAAGGAGAACCTGCAATTCAAGTGGTACTGCGGGATATCACAGAACGCCAAAGAGTAGAAGCTGTACTCAGAGACAGCGAAGCTCAGCTCAAACTGGACATCATTGAGGGGCAACAGGCAGAAGAGTTGCTGCGCCAGCAAAGCCAACGCGATCGCTTGATTGCAGATGTTGTTCAGCAGATTCGTCAGTCTCTGCATCTCGATACCATTCTCAGCACCACAGTCAAAAATATTCGTCAATGTTTAGAGAGCGATCGCGTCACGCTCTACCGTCTAGATGGCAACAGTCGGGGACGATTTATTGCTGAGTCTGTAGCACCGGAGTGGCCTTCATTGCTACGCACTACCATGCGCCAATCGTGGTTGAAACACTATCTAGACCACTATCATCAAGGCTTGGTTTCCGTCTTCGTGGATGTGCAACAGGCATTCTCGCCAGGAATGGAGCGGTTTTTGCAGCGCTACCAAGTGCAAGCGGGTTTAGCAGTGCCTATTCTACAGGGACAAAAGCTATGGGGACTGTTGATGGTTCACCAGTGCTCTACCTCCCGTGACTGGCAAGTTTACGAAATAGATCTGCTCCAGCAATTAGCCGCCCAAGTCGCGATCGCCATTCAACAATCAGAACTGTTTCGGCAGGTGCAACAGTTAAATACCGTTTTGGAAGATCAAGTCCAAGAACGCACCGCTCAACTGGCGCAAGCTCTGGACTTTGAGGCGCGGTTGAAGCGAATTACCGACAAAGTGCGCGACAGCCTAGATGAAGATCACATCCTCACTACAGCAGTACAGGAATTGGCTTTGGGTTTGGAGGTGCGGTGTTGTGATACTGGAATCTACAATGCTGCGCACACGACTTCTACGATTACTCATGAATATAGTGATAGCTTGTCAGCTATTGGTCGAACTATCGCAATGGCCGATAGACCAGAGATCTACCAGCAGCTTTTACAAGGCCAGTACTTACAATTTTGTATTAGTGATAGTTTAACCATCCGTTCTGCCCAAGGGTCATCCACCATGTTGGCTTGCCCAATTCTGGATGACCAAGGAGTGCTAGGAGATCTCTCGCTCTTTCGTCCCGATCACTCAATCTTTAATGAGCTAGAAATTCGTCTAGTGCAGCAAGTTGCTAATCAGTGTGCGATCGCGATTCGGCAAGCTCGTCTGTATCAAGCGGCGCAAGCCCAAGTCGCCGAACTCGAAAAGTTGAATCGGCTCAAAGATGATTTTCTTAGCACCATTTCTCATGAGCTGCGTACGCCGATGGCGAGTATCAAAATGGCAGCTCAAATGCTAGAAATGACTCTGATGCAGGAAGAGAAACTCGCTCCTAGCTCCTCTGATCGCGCTTCGCAGTACTTCCAAGTCTTACATGACGAATGCGATCGCGAGATTAAACTGATTAACGATCTGCTCGACTTAACTCGCCTAGACGCAGAAACAGAGCCACTCCTCTTCACTGCCATCAACCCCTATTGTTGGATTCCGAGCGTAGTTGAACCGTTTTTAGAACAGGCGCGAATGCAAGAGCAAGAGTTGCAAGTGCATTTGCCCCCTGGCTTACCCACGCTGCACACCGATTTGAGCATTTTAGAGCGCATCTTAACCGAATTGCTCCGCAATGCCTGTAAGTACACACCGACCCAAGCCGCGATCGCGGTGACAGCTCAGGCCAACTCAGAATTTTTCCGGCTCACAGTGCATAACTCCGGCGTGGAGATTGCAGCCGTAGAACTAGAGCATGTCTTTGATAAGTTTTACCGCATCCCCAACCATGACCCCTGGAAGCATGGCGGCACAGGCTTGGGGCTCGCCCTAGTGAGAAAATTGGTAGAACACTTAAGCGGCACTATCCAAGCAACGAGTGAGGCGAACCAGGTCAGCTTTACTGTGCAGATCCCGATCGCACCTCCCGCTTTAACTTGA